From Vitis vinifera cultivar Pinot Noir 40024 chromosome 5, ASM3070453v1, the proteins below share one genomic window:
- the LOC100268138 gene encoding 60S ribosomal protein L38 codes for MPKQIHEIKDFLLTARRKDARSVKIKRSKDVVKFKVRCSKYLYTLCVFDAEKADKLKQSLPPGLSVQDL; via the exons ATG CCGAAGCAGATTCATGAGATCAAGGACTTCCTTCTCACTGCGAGGAGAAAAGATGCACGCTCCGTGAAGATCAAGAGGAGCAAGGATGTGGTTAAGTTCAAGGTCCGTTGCTCCAAGTACCTCTACACACTTTGCGTCTTTGATGCAGAGAAGGCTGACAAATTGAAGCAGTCTCTTCCTCCAG GTTTGAGTGTCCAAGACCTGTGA